One segment of Gemmatimonadaceae bacterium DNA contains the following:
- the sucD gene encoding succinate--CoA ligase subunit alpha, with the protein MSIFIDSGTRLIVQGITGRDGSFHTKQMIEYGTTVVGGVTPGKGGQKFEGTVPIFNTVAEAVKATGANTTVIYVPPPFAADAMMEAADAGVSLIVAITEGVPVMDMTRVYPFVRERGARLLGPNCPGLISPGKSKVGIIPGRICTAGSIGLVSRSGTLTYEVVYQMTRAGLGQTTCVGIGGDPINGTNFIDCLAAFQADEDTTSVVIIGEIGGTDEQEAARYVKENMTKPVVGFIAGQTAPPGRRMGHAGAIISGSAGTAAEKIQAFEENGIAVAKRPIDVVGLLKARM; encoded by the coding sequence ATGAGCATCTTCATCGACAGCGGCACCCGGCTGATCGTGCAGGGGATCACCGGCCGCGACGGCTCCTTCCACACGAAGCAGATGATCGAGTACGGCACGACCGTCGTCGGCGGAGTCACGCCGGGGAAGGGCGGGCAGAAGTTCGAGGGTACGGTACCGATCTTCAACACCGTCGCGGAAGCGGTGAAGGCGACCGGCGCGAACACGACGGTCATCTATGTGCCGCCGCCGTTCGCCGCCGACGCCATGATGGAAGCGGCCGACGCGGGCGTCTCGCTCATCGTCGCGATCACCGAAGGCGTGCCCGTGATGGACATGACGCGCGTGTACCCGTTCGTGCGCGAGCGCGGCGCGCGGCTGCTCGGTCCCAACTGTCCGGGTCTCATCTCTCCCGGCAAGTCGAAGGTCGGGATCATCCCGGGCCGCATCTGCACGGCCGGCTCGATCGGCCTGGTGAGCCGGTCGGGAACGCTGACGTACGAGGTGGTCTATCAGATGACCCGCGCCGGGCTGGGCCAGACCACCTGCGTCGGCATCGGCGGGGACCCGATCAACGGGACGAACTTCATTGATTGTCTCGCGGCGTTCCAGGCGGACGAAGACACAACGTCCGTGGTGATCATCGGCGAGATCGGCGGCACCGACGAGCAGGAGGCCGCGCGCTACGTGAAGGAGAACATGACCAAGCCAGTGGTCGGCTTCATCGCCGGGCAGACGGCGCCTCCGGGGCGGCGCATGGGTCACGCGGGAGCGATCATTTCCGGCTCAGCCGGGACGGCGGCGGAGAAGATACAGGCGTTCGAGGAGAACGGCATCGCGGTGGCGAAGCGGCCGATAGACGTGGTGGGGTTGCTCAAAGCGCGTATGTAA
- a CDS encoding universal stress protein: MPSTKRFHVLIATDGSTSARAAMTTVLRLPWPAGSQGSAVVAKQVRADYRRSILLTALDRTSEFTARSASRALRKRWPDGDARVVDAAPVDAILNEARRVRADIIVMGWRGHGPVRRLLAGSVSRGVVRGASCAVLVVRRPIRELRHVVVGVDGSDNAERALNFVAGLEPSHRARATVFRAVDIMHTPAHWLAPAATGATVAAEVARINEDRRIAARKDLSRAAKILSVAGWKVDQVVTDGAPLRDLLATVSNFGADLLVVGARGVTGLRHLLLGSVAEGALNRSPVPVLFVR, from the coding sequence ATGCCGTCGACAAAACGATTCCACGTGCTGATAGCAACAGATGGTTCGACCTCTGCGCGAGCGGCGATGACCACTGTCCTTCGGTTGCCGTGGCCTGCGGGCAGTCAGGGTTCCGCGGTAGTGGCAAAGCAGGTGCGGGCGGACTACCGGCGTTCGATTCTGCTGACCGCTCTGGACCGCACGTCGGAGTTCACGGCACGGAGCGCCTCACGCGCGTTGAGGAAGCGATGGCCTGATGGTGACGCACGAGTTGTCGACGCAGCTCCAGTCGACGCGATCCTGAACGAGGCGCGCAGAGTGCGAGCAGACATCATTGTCATGGGCTGGCGCGGCCATGGTCCAGTGCGCCGGTTGCTCGCCGGCAGCGTGTCCCGCGGGGTGGTCCGAGGCGCTTCATGCGCAGTGCTGGTTGTCAGACGACCGATTCGTGAGCTCCGCCACGTCGTCGTCGGTGTGGACGGCTCCGATAACGCCGAACGTGCGCTGAATTTTGTCGCGGGTCTCGAGCCCTCGCACAGGGCGCGTGCGACGGTCTTCAGAGCCGTCGACATCATGCACACGCCGGCGCATTGGCTGGCGCCAGCTGCGACGGGCGCCACAGTGGCCGCGGAAGTGGCGAGAATCAATGAAGATCGGCGTATTGCGGCGCGAAAGGATCTATCCCGGGCGGCCAAGATTCTTTCGGTCGCAGGCTGGAAAGTTGACCAGGTGGTCACGGACGGGGCTCCGCTCCGCGACCTTCTAGCAACTGTATCGAACTTCGGCGCTGACCTCCTGGTCGTGGGTGCCAGAGGCGTGACCGGACTCCGGCACCTGCTGCTCGGCAGTGTCGCGGAAGGGGCGCTCAATCGAAGTCCCGTTCCCGTTCTCTTCGTGCGGTGA
- a CDS encoding carbamate kinase, with the protein MSPARSRTAVIALGGNALSPAGERATIADQFRHTRKSVEPIVDLAIQGWNLCVVHGNGPQVGDELTRNELARGEVEPLPLGVLVASTAGWIGYMIQQSLENALQRAGSGREVVTLITQVQVRPDDPAMADPTKLIGHDLTEGRARSLELKGHAVREVDGAYRRIVGSPAPWMVHELGVIKVLVERGTIVIACGGGGVPVYRDEKLGLEGVDAVVDKDLAAAVIARDIGADLFMILTNVDAVYADWGTDQQRALTELTVEEAERLDAAGAFGEGSMAPKVRGAVDYVRHTSGLAIIAELAQGRDAVRGTAGTTILP; encoded by the coding sequence ATGAGCCCGGCCCGGTCCCGCACGGCTGTTATCGCGCTGGGCGGGAACGCGCTCTCTCCGGCCGGAGAGCGAGCCACGATCGCGGATCAGTTCCGGCACACCCGGAAGAGCGTCGAGCCAATCGTCGACCTCGCGATCCAGGGCTGGAATCTCTGCGTCGTGCACGGCAACGGCCCGCAGGTGGGCGACGAGCTGACGCGGAACGAGCTTGCCCGCGGCGAGGTCGAGCCGCTTCCGCTCGGTGTGCTGGTCGCCAGCACCGCCGGTTGGATCGGGTACATGATTCAGCAGTCGCTGGAGAACGCGCTCCAGCGGGCGGGTAGCGGGCGGGAAGTCGTCACGCTCATAACCCAGGTGCAAGTGCGGCCCGACGATCCCGCGATGGCCGACCCGACCAAGCTCATCGGGCACGACCTGACGGAAGGTCGCGCTCGCTCTCTCGAACTGAAGGGCCACGCCGTAAGGGAAGTGGACGGCGCCTATCGGCGCATCGTCGGCAGTCCGGCGCCGTGGATGGTGCACGAGCTGGGCGTGATCAAGGTCCTGGTGGAGCGCGGCACGATCGTGATCGCCTGCGGCGGTGGCGGCGTGCCGGTTTATCGCGATGAGAAGCTCGGGCTCGAGGGCGTGGACGCCGTGGTGGACAAGGACCTCGCGGCCGCCGTCATTGCGCGGGACATCGGCGCCGACCTGTTCATGATTCTCACCAACGTCGACGCGGTCTACGCCGACTGGGGAACCGACCAGCAGCGCGCGCTCACTGAGCTGACGGTGGAAGAAGCAGAGCGGCTGGACGCGGCCGGCGCGTTCGGCGAAGGGAGTATGGCACCGAAGGTGCGCGGGGCTGTTGATTACGTGCGGCACACGAGCGGGCTGGCGATCATTGCCGAGTTGGCGCAGGGGCGCGACGCCGTGCGCGGAACGGCCGGCACGACCATTCTACCATGA
- a CDS encoding universal stress protein, producing MTEIRRILCPVDFSDFSEPVLAYAAAFAKLFRSEVTVLHVFATAVPLASAATSPAWLLQVAEARKSIADELDLLLAPLSSAGIALRTRIAEGDTAAEIVRHAAEHDADLVVMGTHGRSGFDRLTLGSVAEKVLRKAPCPVLTIPPGAARAATDVSVRRLLCPTDFSTCSEHAMDFALSLADRADGAVTALHVVETIETRPELSRAMTELQKQRCDTELRFLEEVNAARAGGKGIANAVRLGRPYLEILRMVEERAIDLVVMGVRGRGPADLALFGSTTNHVVRRAACPVVTVCARREHS from the coding sequence GTGACAGAGATTAGGAGGATTCTCTGCCCGGTCGATTTTTCAGACTTCTCGGAGCCAGTGCTGGCCTACGCAGCGGCATTCGCAAAGCTGTTCCGGAGCGAAGTCACTGTGCTGCACGTGTTCGCGACCGCGGTGCCGCTAGCGAGTGCGGCCACGTCTCCAGCGTGGCTGCTGCAAGTGGCCGAGGCACGGAAATCCATCGCGGACGAACTGGATCTGTTGCTGGCGCCGCTGTCTTCGGCCGGCATTGCGCTGCGGACACGGATCGCGGAGGGTGACACGGCGGCGGAAATCGTCCGACATGCCGCCGAGCACGATGCCGACCTCGTCGTGATGGGCACGCATGGCCGAAGCGGGTTCGATCGACTCACGCTCGGGTCGGTGGCGGAGAAGGTGCTCCGGAAAGCGCCCTGCCCGGTCCTGACAATTCCTCCTGGCGCAGCCCGCGCCGCAACCGATGTATCGGTGCGACGCCTTCTGTGTCCAACCGACTTCTCGACCTGTTCAGAACACGCGATGGACTTCGCGCTCTCCCTGGCTGATCGCGCCGATGGCGCCGTAACTGCATTGCACGTAGTCGAGACGATCGAGACTCGGCCTGAGCTGTCGCGAGCCATGACCGAGCTGCAGAAGCAGCGGTGCGACACGGAGCTTCGTTTTCTTGAGGAGGTCAACGCCGCTCGTGCCGGCGGGAAAGGGATTGCCAATGCCGTCAGGCTCGGCAGGCCCTATCTCGAGATCCTCCGAATGGTGGAAGAGCGCGCGATCGACTTGGTCGTGATGGGCGTGCGTGGGCGTGGTCCGGCCGATCTGGCGCTGTTTGGATCCACCACGAACCACGTCGTGCGGCGCGCCGCGTGCCCCGTCGTGACGGTCTGTGCACGACGAGAGCACTCATGA
- the sucC gene encoding ADP-forming succinate--CoA ligase subunit beta has protein sequence MNIHEYQAKEIFRSHGMPIPEGEIATTPEQAEALAKKYGGTVVVKAQVHAGGRGKAGGVKLAKNPKEAREIAEKILALTIKDLPVKKVLVTPAADIATEAYVGVIIDRASKRATFMVSPAGGIDIEEVAAKTPEKLRKLAVDPRYGLQTYEAMELGFFLYDDVKQVRQAAKIMQQLYAAFVASGASLAEINPLVTTPDGKVLALDAKMVIDDNELDRKPELAALRDESAEAPSEVEARNASLTFIKLDGNVGCIVNGAGLAMATMDLVKYYGGEPANFLDIGGSSNPEKVVAALKIITEDPSVKAILFNIFGGITRTDDVANGIVTATKQTPLTVPIVIRLTGTNEEIAVKILEDNGFTALTDMDEAVQRAVELATAKEAA, from the coding sequence GTGAACATCCACGAATATCAGGCGAAAGAGATCTTCCGCTCGCACGGGATGCCGATCCCCGAGGGCGAGATAGCGACCACTCCCGAGCAGGCCGAAGCGCTGGCGAAGAAGTACGGGGGGACGGTGGTCGTCAAAGCGCAGGTGCACGCCGGCGGACGCGGCAAGGCGGGCGGCGTGAAGCTCGCGAAGAATCCGAAGGAGGCGCGCGAGATCGCGGAGAAGATTCTCGCGCTCACCATCAAGGACCTGCCGGTGAAGAAGGTGCTGGTCACGCCCGCGGCCGACATCGCTACGGAGGCGTACGTCGGAGTCATCATCGACCGCGCGTCCAAGCGCGCGACATTCATGGTGAGCCCGGCGGGCGGAATAGACATCGAGGAGGTCGCCGCCAAGACGCCGGAGAAGCTGCGCAAGCTGGCGGTGGACCCGCGGTACGGGCTGCAAACCTACGAGGCGATGGAGCTGGGCTTCTTCCTGTACGACGACGTGAAGCAGGTGCGTCAGGCCGCGAAGATCATGCAGCAGCTGTACGCCGCGTTCGTCGCGAGCGGCGCGTCGCTGGCCGAGATCAATCCGCTGGTGACGACGCCCGACGGCAAGGTCCTCGCGCTCGACGCCAAGATGGTGATCGACGACAACGAGCTGGACCGCAAGCCGGAGCTCGCGGCGCTGCGCGACGAGAGCGCGGAAGCGCCGAGCGAAGTCGAGGCGCGGAACGCGAGCCTCACGTTCATCAAGCTGGACGGCAACGTGGGCTGCATCGTGAACGGCGCCGGGCTCGCCATGGCGACGATGGATCTCGTGAAGTACTACGGCGGTGAGCCGGCCAACTTCCTGGACATCGGCGGCTCGTCGAATCCCGAGAAAGTGGTGGCGGCGCTGAAGATCATTACCGAGGATCCCAGCGTGAAGGCGATCCTGTTCAACATCTTCGGCGGGATCACCCGCACCGACGACGTGGCCAACGGCATCGTGACGGCGACGAAGCAGACGCCGCTCACCGTGCCGATCGTCATCAGACTCACCGGCACGAATGAAGAGATCGCCGTGAAGATCCTCGAGGACAACGGCTTCACCGCGCTCACCGACATGGACGAGGCGGTGCAGCGCGCGGTCGAGCTCGCCACGGCGAAGGAGGCCGCATGA
- a CDS encoding UPF0182 family protein, with product MRKRHLAIAIASGAILLLLGRAFVFLYTDFVWYESLGAAPLWREKTLDQLLIFAGGVTGAFLFAYVNLSAVRHSIISLVLPRRIANVEFAEAVPVRLLDATALAIAALIALATTAALPPWTDVAKVRAAARFGESDPYHQLDLAFYTSWLPLEMRLHTWLIVVVTTVILVVVGLYALTPSLRWSDGALRVSGYVRRHFGVLCAVLLLMLAWRFRLESYTLLSDGSGPAGAFTAVDDRFVLPWYVGLVIITVAAAAVVAWSLWSGQVTIAFGVLTLVLLLIAGVQLWRPVAVGRAGPDAAYESTRRAFTARAFAPTGSDSAGQLAGDSLPAAADRLVAAAESRALVAPGASGYVVVSGIGRGVVAPSLASMFSRLAHAWREQDGRVLRHDRPGDPRIVRVRDLYDRVHRLGPVFSVLEEHDALFHMDTLYWVVPVYSSSNLYPLSERRQIADTARTFFREAGRAYVHSVSGRVMFVPSETGEPLANAWRKRFPSLFRSRAQTATWRRELTPLPRPVLPLPAMADDGKFHETVRRLYLRMQEALARSDLTAFGQAFDSLGIVLRDRPR from the coding sequence ATGCGCAAGCGACATTTGGCCATCGCGATTGCATCCGGCGCGATCCTTCTCCTGCTGGGTCGCGCCTTCGTATTTCTCTATACGGATTTCGTCTGGTACGAATCGCTCGGCGCCGCGCCGCTCTGGCGCGAGAAGACGCTCGACCAGCTCCTGATTTTCGCCGGCGGAGTCACGGGCGCATTTCTGTTCGCCTACGTGAATCTCTCCGCGGTACGGCATTCCATCATTTCGCTCGTCCTGCCCCGGCGCATCGCCAACGTGGAGTTCGCCGAAGCGGTGCCGGTCCGGCTGCTCGACGCCACGGCGCTCGCAATCGCCGCGCTCATCGCGCTCGCGACGACCGCCGCGCTTCCTCCCTGGACCGACGTCGCCAAAGTGCGCGCCGCGGCGCGGTTCGGCGAGAGCGATCCGTATCACCAGCTCGACCTCGCGTTCTACACCTCCTGGCTGCCGCTCGAGATGCGGCTGCACACGTGGCTGATCGTGGTGGTAACCACGGTGATTCTCGTGGTGGTCGGGCTGTACGCGCTCACGCCGAGCCTTCGCTGGAGCGACGGAGCGCTGCGGGTCTCGGGCTACGTGCGCCGTCATTTCGGCGTTCTCTGCGCCGTGCTGCTGTTGATGCTCGCGTGGCGGTTCCGGCTCGAGTCCTACACGCTTCTGTCGGACGGGAGCGGGCCCGCCGGAGCGTTTACTGCCGTGGACGACCGGTTCGTGCTCCCATGGTACGTGGGATTGGTGATCATCACGGTCGCCGCGGCGGCTGTTGTCGCCTGGAGCTTGTGGAGCGGACAGGTCACCATCGCCTTCGGGGTCCTGACGCTCGTTCTGCTGCTGATCGCCGGCGTGCAGCTGTGGCGGCCGGTCGCCGTGGGACGGGCCGGACCCGACGCCGCCTACGAGAGCACGCGCCGGGCGTTCACCGCGCGCGCCTTCGCGCCGACGGGATCCGACAGCGCGGGCCAGCTCGCCGGCGACTCGCTCCCGGCCGCGGCGGACCGGTTGGTGGCCGCCGCGGAATCGCGCGCGCTGGTCGCGCCCGGTGCCAGCGGATACGTGGTGGTTTCCGGAATCGGACGCGGAGTGGTCGCGCCGTCGCTCGCCTCGATGTTCTCGCGTCTCGCGCACGCGTGGCGCGAGCAGGACGGGCGCGTGCTGCGCCACGACAGGCCCGGCGACCCGCGAATCGTCCGCGTCCGCGACCTGTACGACCGCGTGCACCGTCTGGGACCGGTGTTCTCGGTGCTGGAGGAGCACGACGCGCTATTCCACATGGACACGCTGTACTGGGTCGTTCCGGTCTACTCGTCGTCCAACCTTTACCCGCTCTCGGAGCGGCGGCAGATAGCCGACACCGCGCGCACGTTCTTTCGGGAGGCGGGGCGCGCGTACGTCCATTCCGTGTCGGGGCGCGTGATGTTCGTGCCGTCGGAGACGGGTGAGCCGCTCGCCAACGCGTGGCGGAAGCGCTTTCCGTCCCTGTTCCGATCGCGCGCCCAGACGGCGACGTGGCGGCGCGAGCTCACGCCGTTGCCGCGGCCCGTACTACCGTTACCGGCGATGGCTGACGACGGCAAGTTCCACGAGACGGTACGGCGTCTTTATCTGCGCATGCAGGAAGCGCTCGCGAGATCGGACCTGACCGCTTTCGGCCAGGCCTTCGACTCGCTGGGCATCGTGCTGCGCGACCGGCCACGATGA
- a CDS encoding phosphomannomutase/phosphoglucomutase encodes MSIARGIFREYDIRGIAGTDLTPATARLIGLGYAAYLREQGESGAIAVGRDNRPSGTGLRDGLAEGLREAGLDVVDIGVVPTPVTYWAQHKLDVIGGIQITGSHNPPEYNGFKLGLRTKSIYGQQIQRIYELISAGDFPKGKGTLREEALIDRYVDDIVRLAGPLTRKLRVVADCGNGAGALVAPRMLERMGLSADLLFCESDGTFPNHHPDPTVAENVADLIAAVRANKADLGVAFDGDADRIGVVDDTGEIIWGDYLLIVYARDVLQRTGPGQSIVFDVKCTQALPEAIEQAGGVPVMSRTGHSLVEEKMHETHAPVGGEMSGHMFFAEGFYGFDDALYGAARLIRIVADSGKSLRELLADVPRFVSTPEIRVHSDDDKKFPIVEEAKRHFGAKYETNDIDGVRILFEHGWGLIRASNTQPVIVMRFEADTEEQLAAIRGEVEGWLAAKGVAV; translated from the coding sequence GTGAGCATCGCGCGCGGGATCTTCCGCGAGTACGACATTCGCGGCATCGCCGGCACGGACCTCACGCCGGCTACGGCGCGCCTCATCGGGCTCGGATATGCCGCGTACCTGCGCGAGCAGGGCGAGTCCGGCGCAATCGCGGTCGGCCGCGACAACCGGCCGAGCGGCACCGGCTTGCGCGACGGACTGGCGGAGGGGCTGAGGGAAGCCGGCCTGGACGTCGTCGACATCGGCGTGGTTCCGACGCCGGTCACGTACTGGGCGCAGCACAAGCTGGACGTCATCGGCGGCATCCAGATCACCGGCTCGCACAATCCGCCCGAGTACAACGGCTTCAAGCTCGGCCTGAGGACGAAGTCGATCTACGGGCAGCAGATCCAGCGAATATACGAGCTGATCTCGGCCGGAGATTTTCCGAAGGGGAAGGGAACGCTCCGCGAGGAAGCATTGATCGACCGGTACGTGGACGACATCGTGCGGCTCGCCGGTCCGCTCACGCGGAAGCTGCGCGTGGTGGCGGACTGCGGCAACGGCGCCGGGGCGCTCGTCGCCCCCAGGATGCTCGAGCGCATGGGACTGAGCGCGGACCTCCTGTTCTGCGAGAGCGACGGCACGTTCCCCAATCACCATCCCGACCCGACGGTCGCGGAGAACGTGGCCGATCTGATCGCGGCCGTGCGGGCGAACAAGGCCGACCTCGGCGTCGCGTTCGACGGGGACGCGGACAGGATCGGCGTCGTCGACGACACGGGCGAGATCATCTGGGGCGATTATCTGCTGATCGTGTACGCGCGCGACGTGCTGCAGCGCACGGGGCCGGGACAGTCGATCGTGTTCGACGTGAAGTGCACGCAGGCGCTCCCCGAGGCGATCGAGCAGGCCGGCGGCGTGCCGGTGATGTCTCGCACGGGACATTCGCTCGTCGAGGAGAAGATGCACGAGACGCACGCCCCGGTCGGCGGGGAGATGTCGGGCCACATGTTCTTTGCCGAGGGCTTCTACGGCTTCGACGACGCGTTGTACGGCGCCGCGCGGCTCATCCGGATCGTGGCCGATTCGGGGAAGTCTTTGCGGGAGCTGCTGGCCGACGTGCCCCGGTTCGTGTCCACGCCGGAGATCAGAGTGCACAGCGACGACGACAAGAAATTTCCGATCGTGGAGGAAGCCAAGCGGCACTTCGGCGCGAAGTACGAGACGAACGACATCGACGGCGTGCGCATTCTCTTCGAGCACGGCTGGGGGCTGATCCGCGCGTCCAACACGCAGCCGGTGATCGTAATGCGGTTCGAGGCGGACACCGAGGAGCAGCTCGCCGCGATCCGCGGCGAGGTCGAGGGCTGGCTGGCGGCGAAGGGGGTTGCAGTCTAG